From one Gallionella capsiferriformans ES-2 genomic stretch:
- a CDS encoding HD-GYP domain-containing protein: MFAAIPNNSRELHRYLLTRFFVSGILISVLVGTLVFYLENWRVEKMAFEQAAASARHFDSPEMRKLVAADSQMSLLELAKLLENSSFAGIRIFDSSGKSLMEAWGMEAGSLRSTVQAHQHVFPKPGKQHYNWLTNEDEDFVQVLIPLLDSMRVTEVYFEGVYRLDVGTRYARKHQARNATLTSFVAVILILILLYPVLLGLTRRSESLSQSLLDSNLELLQSLGSAIAKRDADTDTHNYRVTLYSVRLAETMNLNRDSIESLIVGAFLHDVGKIGVPDQILLKPGRLTADEFEIMKRHVVFGGEIIQDSTWLKRARDVVLFHHEKFDGSGYPHGIYGKDIPLSARLFAVVDVFDALMSKRPYKESLLIDDALKILQDGAGGHFDPEVVGIFITVAATLYGEIGQSDRGYLQKTLKVIIKKYF; encoded by the coding sequence ATGTTTGCAGCCATTCCCAATAATTCCAGAGAACTCCATCGTTATCTGCTTACAAGATTTTTTGTATCAGGCATATTGATCAGCGTACTTGTCGGCACACTTGTTTTTTATCTGGAAAACTGGAGAGTCGAAAAGATGGCCTTTGAACAAGCTGCGGCAAGTGCCAGACATTTCGATTCCCCTGAAATGCGGAAACTGGTTGCGGCGGACTCTCAAATGAGTCTGCTTGAACTTGCCAAACTATTGGAGAACTCCAGCTTTGCAGGCATCCGTATTTTCGATTCATCCGGAAAATCATTGATGGAAGCATGGGGGATGGAGGCCGGCAGTCTTCGAAGTACTGTGCAAGCGCATCAGCATGTTTTTCCAAAGCCAGGCAAGCAACACTATAACTGGCTAACGAATGAGGATGAAGATTTCGTGCAAGTGCTCATACCACTGCTTGATTCGATGCGTGTGACGGAAGTGTATTTTGAAGGCGTCTATCGTCTTGATGTTGGAACGCGATATGCAAGAAAACATCAGGCGCGCAATGCAACACTGACTTCTTTCGTTGCGGTGATTTTGATTTTAATCTTGCTCTACCCCGTTTTACTTGGATTGACGCGGCGGTCCGAGTCCCTGTCTCAATCGCTTTTGGATTCGAACCTTGAATTATTGCAATCATTGGGTAGCGCTATAGCAAAAAGAGATGCCGATACCGATACGCATAATTACCGGGTGACGCTGTATTCGGTCAGGCTTGCCGAAACAATGAACCTGAATCGAGATAGCATCGAATCGCTGATTGTTGGTGCTTTTCTGCACGATGTCGGAAAAATTGGAGTTCCGGATCAGATACTACTGAAACCGGGGCGACTGACTGCGGATGAGTTTGAGATTATGAAACGCCATGTTGTATTTGGCGGGGAGATTATTCAGGATTCAACTTGGTTGAAGCGTGCCCGGGACGTGGTGCTTTTTCACCATGAGAAATTTGATGGCAGCGGCTACCCACACGGCATTTATGGCAAGGATATTCCTCTTTCGGCACGATTGTTTGCTGTGGTTGATGTGTTCGATGCTTTGATGTCAAAACGGCCCTATAAGGAGTCCTTATTGATTGATGACGCATTAAAAATTTTGCAGGATGGAGCCGGGGGACATTTTGATCCTGAAGTAGTCGGTATCTTCATAACTGTCGCCGCCACGCTATACGGCGAGATTGGACAATCCGATCGAGGATATTTGCAGAAAACACTAAAAGTGATAATAAAAAAATATTTCTAG
- a CDS encoding heavy metal translocating P-type ATPase encodes MATDPVCGMTVSADSTYRLVESGQTYLFCSVKCLAKFQANPTEYLKPAVTATVQIAGVFTCPMHPEIRQPAPGSCPKCGMALEPIAPVTAKSGATEYTCPMHPEIVRNEPGSCPICGMALEPRNAPDDDNTELHDMTRRFWLSAALALPVFVMAMASDLAPQFIPDSVSMTVLQWLEFFLATPVVLWGGWPIFRRGWASLVNRSLNMFTLISLGVGVAWTYSVIAMLLPGNFPPAMRSMGETVPVYFEAAAVIMALVLLGQVMELRARSQTSAAIKLLLGLAPKTARIVRADGHEEDIPLEQVQPGDVLRVRPGEKVPVDGVVLEGNSSLDESMVTGESIPVEKTTDARLIGATVNGTGSLLMRAERVGADTLLAQIVHMVSEAQRSRAPIQRLADVTAGYFVPAVVLAALATLAVWGLFGPEPRLAHAIVNAVAVLIIACPCALGLATPMSIMVGTGRGALAGVLIKNAEALEIMEKVNTLVVDKTGTLTEGKPKLTSVIPLAGFEEDEVLRLGASLERASEHPLAAAIVNGAEKKGITLNTVSDFKSFTGKGVAGTVEGRAIALGNLKLFEELHIDASDLHIRAEALRSDGQTVMLLAIENKAAGLIGVADPVKASTAEAIRALHEEGVQVIMLTGDNRITAQAVAKKLGIDRIEAEVLPEQKASIVKQLQAEGRIVAMAGDGINDAPALAQAQVGIAMGTGTDVAMESAGITLIKGDLNGIVRALRLSRATMRNIRQNLFFAFIYNVLGIPIAAGVLYPFFGLLLSPIIAAAAMSFSSVSVILNALRLNRVKM; translated from the coding sequence ATGGCAACTGATCCCGTATGCGGCATGACAGTCTCTGCCGACAGCACGTACCGCCTCGTAGAGAGCGGACAAACTTATCTGTTTTGCAGCGTGAAGTGTCTGGCCAAGTTTCAGGCAAATCCCACTGAATACCTTAAGCCGGCTGTGACGGCTACTGTTCAAATTGCAGGTGTATTCACCTGCCCGATGCATCCGGAAATTCGCCAGCCTGCGCCGGGTTCATGTCCCAAGTGTGGTATGGCCTTGGAACCGATTGCACCAGTTACGGCCAAGTCAGGTGCTACCGAATATACCTGCCCGATGCACCCTGAGATCGTGCGCAATGAACCCGGTAGTTGCCCGATCTGCGGCATGGCACTGGAGCCGCGCAACGCACCTGATGATGACAATACCGAATTGCATGACATGACGCGCCGTTTCTGGCTAAGCGCGGCGTTGGCCTTGCCGGTGTTCGTGATGGCGATGGCATCCGATCTGGCACCGCAATTCATACCGGATTCCGTTTCGATGACGGTGTTGCAATGGCTGGAATTTTTTCTGGCAACCCCGGTTGTGTTGTGGGGCGGCTGGCCGATCTTCCGGCGCGGCTGGGCTTCACTGGTCAACCGCAGTCTCAACATGTTCACGCTGATTTCGCTCGGTGTCGGCGTGGCGTGGACATACAGCGTGATTGCGATGTTGCTGCCGGGGAATTTTCCACCTGCAATGCGCAGCATGGGGGAAACCGTGCCGGTTTATTTCGAGGCTGCTGCGGTGATCATGGCGTTGGTGCTGCTGGGGCAGGTGATGGAATTGCGCGCACGCAGCCAGACCAGTGCCGCAATCAAACTGCTGCTGGGCTTAGCACCAAAAACCGCGCGCATCGTGCGTGCTGACGGACACGAGGAAGACATTCCGCTGGAACAAGTGCAGCCTGGCGATGTGCTGCGCGTGCGTCCTGGCGAGAAGGTGCCGGTAGACGGGGTGGTGCTGGAAGGTAACAGTTCGCTGGATGAATCCATGGTCACCGGCGAATCCATTCCGGTGGAAAAAACGACAGATGCAAGGCTGATCGGTGCCACGGTGAACGGCACCGGCAGTTTGTTGATGCGCGCCGAGCGCGTAGGGGCAGACACCTTGCTGGCGCAGATTGTGCATATGGTGAGCGAGGCGCAACGTTCACGCGCGCCTATCCAGCGGCTGGCCGATGTCACTGCGGGTTATTTTGTGCCGGCAGTGGTGCTGGCAGCGCTCGCCACACTAGCGGTATGGGGACTCTTTGGGCCGGAGCCGCGCCTGGCGCATGCCATCGTCAACGCGGTGGCGGTGCTGATTATCGCCTGCCCGTGCGCGCTGGGACTGGCCACGCCGATGTCCATCATGGTCGGCACCGGACGCGGTGCCTTGGCCGGCGTGCTGATCAAGAATGCCGAAGCGCTGGAAATTATGGAAAAGGTAAACACGCTGGTAGTGGACAAGACCGGCACGCTGACCGAGGGCAAACCGAAACTGACTTCGGTCATTCCGCTTGCCGGATTTGAAGAGGATGAGGTGCTGCGGCTGGGCGCCAGTCTGGAACGCGCCAGCGAACACCCGCTGGCTGCAGCTATCGTGAACGGCGCAGAGAAAAAGGGAATAACACTCAACACAGTCAGTGATTTTAAATCGTTCACCGGCAAGGGCGTGGCGGGCACGGTCGAGGGCAGGGCAATCGCGCTGGGCAATCTCAAACTTTTTGAAGAATTACACATCGATGCAAGCGACTTGCACATCCGTGCCGAGGCGCTGCGCAGCGACGGACAGACGGTGATGCTGCTGGCAATCGAAAATAAGGCGGCGGGACTGATCGGCGTGGCCGATCCGGTCAAGGCATCTACGGCAGAGGCGATCCGCGCCCTGCATGAAGAAGGCGTGCAAGTCATCATGCTTACCGGAGACAACCGCATCACGGCACAAGCGGTTGCAAAAAAATTGGGCATAGACCGTATCGAAGCTGAAGTGCTGCCTGAGCAGAAAGCCTCCATTGTCAAGCAGTTGCAGGCAGAGGGGCGCATCGTGGCGATGGCAGGCGACGGCATCAACGACGCGCCTGCACTGGCTCAGGCGCAGGTGGGCATCGCGATGGGCACCGGAACCGATGTGGCGATGGAGAGTGCAGGCATCACGCTGATCAAGGGCGACCTGAACGGCATCGTGCGTGCGCTGCGTCTGTCACGCGCCACCATGCGCAACATCCGCCAGAACCTATTTTTTGCCTTCATCTACAACGTACTCGGCATTCCGATTGCGGCAGGCGTGCTGTACCCGTTCTTCGGCTTGCTACTCTCGCCGATCATCGCCGCCGCAGCGATGAGTTTCAGTTCTGTGTCGGTGATACTGAATGCGCTCAGGCTGAATCGGGTGAAGATGTAA
- a CDS encoding DUF2933 domain-containing protein: protein MKQDESTKQDAHCVPRGYNWILVVFLAIAAFFLFTEHRAHLLGALPFLFLLACPLMHLFMHHGHNNHDQHNHGSSEGESK, encoded by the coding sequence ATGAAACAGGACGAATCTACTAAGCAAGATGCACACTGTGTACCAAGGGGATACAACTGGATTCTGGTGGTATTTCTGGCGATTGCTGCATTTTTTCTGTTTACCGAACACCGCGCCCACCTGCTGGGTGCATTGCCATTTCTGTTCTTGCTGGCCTGCCCGCTGATGCACTTGTTCATGCATCATGGCCATAACAACCATGACCAGCATAATCATGGTTCATCCGAAGGAGAGTCAAAATGA
- a CDS encoding methyltransferase family protein, with protein MNTDAPDYGLWSLVIINSLVFIIFAFSFTKPETPRDWRSFSAFSAFIVALFAEMYGFPLTIYLFAGWLQTRYPGVGISSHNSGHLWHTLLGWRGDPHTDPLHMLSFVFIGGGFILLASAWKILYQAQRNHQLAITGPYAKIRHPQYDAFVLIMFGFLLQWPTLLTLLMFPVLVWMYVRLAHTEERDAEVRFGAQWREYAAHTSRFIPQRTRSKS; from the coding sequence ATGAATACGGACGCTCCCGATTATGGCCTGTGGTCGCTGGTCATCATCAACTCGCTGGTGTTCATCATATTTGCATTCAGCTTCACCAAGCCAGAAACGCCGCGCGACTGGCGCTCGTTCAGCGCGTTCTCGGCCTTCATCGTGGCGCTGTTCGCCGAAATGTATGGTTTTCCACTGACGATTTATCTGTTTGCCGGCTGGTTGCAAACCCGTTATCCCGGTGTCGGTATTTCCTCCCATAATAGCGGTCACCTCTGGCATACCCTGCTCGGCTGGAGGGGCGATCCGCACACCGATCCGTTACACATGCTCAGTTTTGTGTTCATCGGCGGCGGATTCATCCTGCTTGCATCTGCATGGAAAATTCTCTATCAGGCGCAGCGCAATCATCAACTGGCGATTACCGGGCCTTATGCCAAAATCCGCCATCCCCAGTACGATGCTTTCGTACTCATCATGTTTGGTTTCTTGTTGCAATGGCCAACGCTGCTGACCCTGTTGATGTTCCCTGTGCTGGTGTGGATGTATGTGCGTCTGGCGCATACCGAGGAGCGAGATGCAGAAGTCCGTTTTGGCGCGCAGTGGCGGGAATATGCGGCTCATACATCAAGGTTCATCCCGCAACGAACACGTTCAAAATCATAG
- a CDS encoding YHS domain-containing protein has protein sequence MNAEDPVCHMQVPTTSHVCEYEGIQYAFCSEQCRERFLANPRLYIGLPGHKAPAQLGKEVIKKRSLMLSEPLDAVQSEQVKKALLSMMGIQAVRIAANKIEIQYDLIQVTTEQIADKLSYIGSELGGDWVDRLKLAFINYLEECEVGSLEVANKKGCH, from the coding sequence ATGAACGCCGAAGACCCGGTTTGTCACATGCAAGTCCCAACAACGTCCCATGTCTGCGAATACGAAGGCATACAGTATGCTTTTTGTTCTGAGCAGTGCCGCGAAAGATTTCTGGCGAATCCGCGTTTATATATCGGACTTCCCGGACACAAAGCACCCGCACAACTAGGCAAAGAAGTAATCAAGAAACGCAGTCTGATGCTATCGGAACCACTGGATGCCGTTCAGTCCGAACAGGTGAAAAAAGCGCTGCTTTCGATGATGGGGATACAGGCGGTTCGCATTGCGGCAAACAAGATAGAAATACAGTATGACTTGATACAGGTTACCACTGAGCAGATCGCAGACAAGCTAAGCTATATCGGTTCCGAGCTCGGCGGAGACTGGGTAGATCGTCTCAAACTGGCCTTTATCAATTATCTGGAAGAATGCGAGGTTGGTAGTCTTGAGGTCGCAAATAAAAAGGGTTGTCACTAA
- a CDS encoding integration host factor subunit beta, translated as MTRSELIVQLAAKFPQLTNSDIDMAVRTILDEMSRTLARGNRIEIRGFGSFGLNHRPPRKGRNPKSGVNVMVPAKYVPHFKTGKELRERVDATAGSV; from the coding sequence ATGACCCGATCCGAACTCATCGTGCAGCTCGCTGCAAAATTTCCACAGCTCACCAACAGCGATATCGATATGGCGGTGCGTACGATTCTGGATGAAATGTCACGCACACTCGCGCGGGGAAATCGCATCGAAATACGCGGCTTTGGCAGTTTTGGGCTCAATCACCGCCCTCCGCGCAAAGGTCGCAACCCAAAGTCAGGTGTGAACGTGATGGTGCCCGCCAAATATGTGCCGCACTTCAAAACAGGTAAGGAACTCCGTGAGCGCGTTGATGCCACTGCGGGCTCAGTGTAG